The following proteins come from a genomic window of Geminicoccaceae bacterium SCSIO 64248:
- a CDS encoding metalloregulator ArsR/SmtB family transcription factor, whose protein sequence is MSAELPVDDLLHGLRAAAEPSRLRLLAVCAHGEWTVSELTQVMGQSQPRISRHLKLLADAGLVERFREGAWVFYRLAQGGGVAALAHHLCDLLPSDDPELQTDRRRLDAVREQRERLASAHFAALAERFDEQACYLDEAEVARALRDLFGDHPPDRLLDVGTGTGRILQLMAPHVGQGLGVDSSQAMLTVARSKLDGAQIRNCQVRLGDMYALPAEDRSFDAVVLHQVLHYAYDPLLALREASRALRPGGTLVVIDFARHELEFLRSEQAHRRLGFADGEMAEWFKSLGLTAAEPIRLAGDPLTVVLWPAGRTPVAAVVDATYQHHQKIVGSDVA, encoded by the coding sequence ATGTCCGCCGAACTGCCCGTCGATGACCTGCTGCACGGCCTGCGCGCCGCGGCCGAGCCGAGCCGCCTCCGGCTGCTTGCGGTCTGCGCGCACGGGGAATGGACGGTGAGCGAGCTCACCCAGGTCATGGGGCAGAGCCAGCCGCGCATCTCCCGCCATCTCAAGCTCCTGGCCGATGCCGGCCTGGTCGAGCGCTTCCGCGAGGGCGCGTGGGTGTTCTACCGGCTGGCCCAGGGCGGCGGCGTCGCCGCGCTGGCGCATCATCTCTGCGACCTTCTGCCGTCCGACGATCCGGAGTTGCAGACCGACCGGCGCCGTCTCGATGCTGTGCGCGAGCAGCGCGAGCGGCTTGCCAGCGCGCATTTCGCCGCCCTCGCCGAACGCTTCGACGAGCAGGCCTGCTATCTCGACGAGGCCGAGGTCGCGCGCGCCCTGCGGGACCTGTTCGGCGATCATCCGCCGGACCGCCTGCTCGATGTCGGCACCGGCACCGGCCGGATCCTGCAGCTCATGGCGCCGCATGTCGGCCAGGGACTCGGCGTCGACTCCTCCCAGGCCATGCTGACCGTGGCGCGCAGCAAGCTCGACGGCGCGCAGATCCGCAATTGCCAGGTCCGTCTCGGCGACATGTACGCTCTGCCGGCCGAGGACCGCAGCTTCGACGCCGTCGTCCTGCACCAAGTCCTGCACTACGCCTACGATCCCCTGCTTGCCTTGCGCGAGGCGTCGCGTGCGCTGAGGCCCGGCGGCACGCTGGTCGTGATCGATTTCGCCCGCCACGAGCTGGAGTTCCTGCGCAGCGAGCAGGCGCACCGGCGGCTGGGCTTCGCCGACGGCGAGATGGCCGAATGGTTCAAGTCCCTCGGCCTCACGGCGGCGGAGCCCATCCGCCTGGCCGGCGACCCTTTGACCGTCGTGCTGTGGCCGGCCGGGCGCACGCCCGTCGCGGCCGTGGTCGACGCGACCTACCAACACCATCAGAAAATCGTCGGGAGCGACGTCGCATGA
- a CDS encoding methylenetetrahydrofolate reductase, whose translation MMPAFASPPPARPVAWLGEKLPELKVSLEIFPPKGADAEARMWQALDRLRVVNPLYVSVTCGAGGGEARNTAEIVKGVESRLDLPAAAHLTCVAADRAGIDAIAEAYWAQGVRKIVALRGDAPQGFERPADSYPYADGLVAALKRKADFAIAVAGYPEAHPEAASFDADMDHLARKVDAGATEVITQYCFDTDCVLRYRDAMAARGIGAKLVVGVMPVHNYAQIARFSSRCGAGVPAWLTEMLDGLDDDPATAAAVAASIGAEQCRRLAVEGLTELHFYTLNRAELTLAIARLLGLRARLASAA comes from the coding sequence ATGATGCCTGCTTTTGCTTCGCCCCCTCCGGCCCGGCCGGTCGCCTGGCTCGGCGAGAAGCTGCCCGAGCTCAAGGTTTCGCTCGAGATCTTCCCGCCCAAGGGCGCGGACGCCGAGGCCCGGATGTGGCAGGCGCTCGACCGCCTGCGCGTCGTCAACCCGCTTTACGTCTCGGTGACGTGCGGCGCGGGCGGCGGCGAAGCGCGCAACACGGCCGAGATCGTCAAGGGCGTCGAGAGCCGGCTGGACCTGCCGGCGGCGGCGCATCTGACGTGCGTCGCCGCCGACCGGGCGGGCATCGACGCCATCGCCGAGGCCTACTGGGCGCAGGGCGTGCGCAAGATCGTGGCGTTGCGCGGCGACGCTCCGCAGGGCTTCGAGCGGCCGGCGGACAGCTACCCCTACGCCGACGGCCTGGTCGCCGCGCTCAAGCGCAAGGCGGATTTCGCGATCGCGGTCGCCGGCTATCCCGAGGCCCATCCCGAGGCCGCGAGCTTCGACGCCGACATGGATCATCTGGCGCGCAAGGTCGATGCCGGCGCCACTGAGGTGATCACCCAGTACTGCTTCGACACCGATTGCGTGCTCCGCTACCGGGACGCCATGGCCGCGCGCGGCATCGGCGCCAAGCTGGTGGTCGGCGTCATGCCGGTGCACAACTACGCGCAGATCGCACGGTTCTCGAGCCGGTGCGGCGCGGGCGTGCCGGCCTGGCTCACCGAGATGCTGGACGGCCTCGACGACGATCCCGCCACCGCGGCCGCCGTCGCCGCGTCGATCGGCGCCGAGCAGTGCCGGCGGCTTGCGGTCGAAGGCCTGACCGAGTTGCATTTCTACACGCTCAACCGCGCCGAGCTGACGCTGGCGATCGCCCGTCTGCTCGGCCTGCGCGCGCGTCTGGCGAGCGCCGCCTGA
- a CDS encoding homocysteine S-methyltransferase family protein, with protein MTEIERPDLHDLARRRILVLDGAMGTMIQGYGFDEAAYRGERFRDHPSDLKGNNDLLTLTQPDAIFAIHTAYLDAGADIVETNTFNSTTLSQADYGLEALAYELNLEGAKLARAAADTKTRATPERPRYVAGAIGPTSKTASISPDVNDPGRRDVSFEDLRRAYGEAARGLIDGGSDLLMVETVFDTLNAKAALFAIDEVLAERGLDLPIIVSGTITDRSGRTLSGQTAEAFWYSVRHARPFAIGLNCALGADDMRPHIADLARVADTFVSTYPNAGLPNAFGGYDETPETTAGHLGEWARSGLVNLVGGCCGTTPDHIRAIAQAVDGVEPRPIPTLPTAMRLSGLEPFKVTA; from the coding sequence ATGACCGAGATCGAACGGCCTGATCTTCATGACCTCGCCCGCCGGCGCATTCTCGTCCTGGACGGCGCGATGGGCACGATGATCCAGGGCTACGGCTTCGACGAGGCCGCCTATCGCGGCGAGCGGTTCCGCGACCACCCGAGCGACCTCAAGGGCAACAACGACCTTTTGACCCTGACCCAGCCCGACGCGATCTTCGCGATCCACACCGCCTATCTCGACGCCGGCGCCGACATCGTCGAGACCAACACCTTCAACAGCACGACCCTGTCCCAGGCCGACTACGGCCTGGAGGCGCTCGCCTACGAGCTCAACCTCGAGGGCGCCAAGCTGGCCCGGGCCGCCGCCGACACCAAGACCCGCGCGACGCCGGAGCGGCCGCGCTACGTCGCGGGCGCGATCGGCCCGACCAGCAAGACCGCCTCGATCTCGCCCGACGTCAACGATCCCGGCCGGCGCGACGTCTCGTTCGAGGACCTGCGCCGCGCCTATGGCGAGGCGGCGCGCGGCCTGATCGACGGCGGTTCCGACCTGTTGATGGTCGAGACGGTGTTCGACACGCTGAACGCCAAGGCCGCCCTGTTCGCGATCGACGAGGTCCTGGCCGAGCGCGGCCTCGACCTGCCGATCATCGTGTCCGGCACGATCACCGACCGCTCCGGCCGGACTCTGTCCGGCCAGACCGCCGAGGCCTTCTGGTACTCGGTGCGCCACGCGCGGCCGTTCGCGATCGGCCTGAACTGCGCGCTGGGCGCGGACGACATGCGCCCGCACATCGCCGATCTCGCCCGCGTCGCCGACACCTTCGTCTCGACCTATCCGAACGCCGGCCTGCCCAACGCGTTCGGCGGCTACGACGAGACGCCCGAGACCACGGCCGGCCATCTCGGCGAGTGGGCCCGCTCCGGCCTGGTCAATCTCGTGGGCGGCTGCTGCGGCACCACGCCCGACCACATCCGGGCGATCGCCCAGGCCGTCGACGGCGTGGAACCACGTCCGATCCCCACTCTGCCCACGGCCATGCGGCTGTCCGGGCTGGAACCCTTCAAGGTGACGGCATGA
- the metH gene encoding methionine synthase produces the protein MNGLFVNVGERTNVTGSAKFKKLILAGDYDSALAVAREQVENGAQVIDVNMDEAMLDSEQAMTTFLNLIAGEPDIARVPVMIDSSKWSVIEAGLRCVQGKAIVNSISLKEGEEAFLHHARLIRRFGAAVVVMAFDETGQADTAERKVAICQRSYKTLTETLGFPPEDIIFDPNIFAVATGIEEHNNYAVDFIEACGTIRETCPHAHISGGVSNVSFSFRGNEVVRQAMHSVFLYHAIQAGMDMGIVNAGQLAVYEDIPADLRDHVEDVILNRRPDATDRLLAIAETYKGGGKAREVDLKWRDAPVEKRLEHALVNGITTFVEADTEEARAQADKPLHVIEGPLMAGMNVVGDLFGAGKMFLPQVVKSARVMKQAVAYLLPYIEEEKAKGGTDQRKNAGKILMATVKGDVHDIGKNIVGVVLRCNNYEVIDLGVMVPAAKILEAAVNENVDIIGLSGLITPSLDEMCFVAAEMKRQGFSCPLLIGGATTSKAHTAVKIAPNYDQPVVHVLDASRAVGVASRLLSSTERDSYVSEVAADYDRVRELHARGDSSRNFASIEAARANRAPIDWDAYAPPRPKTLGLTTFDDYPLEDLVERIDWKPFFETWELRGRFPDILEDPVVGEAARGLYDDARAMLDRVIENRWLTARAVIGFWPANALGDDVALFADEERREPFAVLHQLRQQMGRERGKPRPNLCLSDFVAPRETGLADYVGGFVVTAGHGLDERAEAFARGLDDYNGILVKAIGDRLAEAFAERMHERVRREFWGYAHDEALSNVDLIREAYRGIRPAPGYPACPDHTEKATLFRILEAPARAGVTLTDSFAMWPASSVSGLYFSHPDARYFGVGKIDRDQVEDYARRKGRTVAEIERWLAPNLGYDPNVANAVAAE, from the coding sequence ATGAACGGCCTGTTCGTCAATGTCGGTGAACGCACCAACGTCACCGGCTCGGCAAAATTCAAGAAGCTGATCCTGGCCGGCGACTACGACAGCGCGCTCGCGGTCGCGCGCGAGCAGGTCGAGAACGGCGCCCAGGTCATCGACGTCAACATGGACGAGGCCATGCTCGATTCCGAGCAGGCGATGACGACCTTCCTCAACCTGATCGCCGGCGAGCCCGACATCGCCCGCGTGCCCGTCATGATCGACAGCTCGAAATGGAGCGTGATCGAGGCCGGGCTGCGCTGCGTCCAGGGCAAGGCGATCGTCAACTCGATCAGCCTGAAGGAAGGCGAGGAGGCCTTCCTCCACCACGCCCGGCTGATCCGCCGCTTCGGCGCCGCCGTGGTGGTCATGGCCTTCGATGAGACCGGCCAGGCCGATACCGCCGAACGCAAGGTCGCGATCTGCCAGCGCAGCTACAAGACCCTGACCGAGACGCTCGGCTTCCCGCCCGAGGACATCATCTTCGATCCCAACATCTTCGCGGTCGCGACCGGGATCGAGGAGCACAACAACTACGCCGTCGACTTCATCGAGGCCTGCGGCACCATCCGCGAGACCTGCCCGCACGCCCACATCTCGGGCGGCGTGTCGAACGTCTCGTTCTCCTTCCGGGGCAACGAGGTCGTCCGACAGGCCATGCACTCGGTCTTCCTGTACCATGCCATCCAGGCCGGCATGGACATGGGCATCGTCAATGCCGGCCAGCTGGCAGTCTACGAGGACATCCCGGCCGACCTGCGCGACCATGTCGAGGACGTCATCCTCAACAGGCGTCCGGACGCGACCGACCGGCTGCTCGCCATCGCCGAGACCTACAAGGGCGGCGGCAAGGCGCGCGAGGTCGACCTGAAATGGCGGGACGCGCCGGTCGAGAAGCGGCTCGAGCATGCCCTGGTCAACGGCATCACCACGTTCGTCGAGGCCGACACCGAGGAGGCCAGGGCGCAGGCCGACAAGCCGCTTCACGTCATCGAGGGCCCGCTCATGGCCGGCATGAACGTGGTCGGCGACCTGTTCGGCGCCGGCAAGATGTTCCTGCCTCAGGTCGTCAAGTCGGCCCGGGTCATGAAGCAGGCGGTCGCCTATCTCCTGCCCTATATCGAGGAGGAGAAGGCCAAGGGCGGCACCGACCAGCGCAAGAACGCCGGCAAGATCCTGATGGCGACCGTCAAGGGCGACGTGCACGACATCGGCAAGAACATCGTCGGCGTCGTGCTGCGCTGCAACAACTACGAGGTCATCGACCTCGGCGTTATGGTGCCGGCAGCCAAGATCCTCGAGGCGGCGGTCAACGAGAACGTCGACATCATCGGGCTCTCCGGCCTGATCACGCCCTCGCTCGACGAGATGTGCTTCGTCGCGGCCGAGATGAAGCGGCAGGGCTTCAGCTGTCCGTTGCTGATCGGCGGCGCGACCACCTCGAAGGCGCACACCGCCGTCAAGATCGCGCCGAACTACGATCAGCCGGTCGTCCACGTCCTGGACGCGTCGCGCGCGGTCGGCGTCGCCAGCCGGCTCCTGTCGAGCACGGAGCGCGACAGCTATGTCAGCGAGGTCGCGGCCGACTACGACCGGGTGCGCGAGCTGCACGCGCGCGGCGATTCCAGCCGCAACTTCGCCTCGATCGAGGCGGCGCGGGCCAACCGCGCGCCGATCGACTGGGACGCCTACGCCCCGCCCCGGCCGAAGACGCTGGGCCTGACCACCTTCGACGACTACCCGCTCGAGGACCTGGTCGAGCGGATCGACTGGAAGCCCTTCTTCGAGACCTGGGAGCTGCGCGGCCGCTTTCCCGACATCCTCGAGGATCCCGTGGTCGGCGAGGCGGCGCGCGGCCTCTACGACGACGCGCGCGCCATGCTCGACCGGGTGATCGAGAACCGCTGGCTGACCGCCCGGGCCGTGATCGGCTTCTGGCCGGCCAACGCGCTCGGCGACGACGTCGCCCTGTTCGCCGACGAGGAGCGTCGCGAACCGTTCGCCGTCCTGCACCAGCTTCGCCAGCAGATGGGCCGCGAGCGCGGCAAGCCGCGGCCGAACCTGTGCCTGTCCGACTTCGTGGCGCCGCGCGAGACCGGCCTTGCCGACTATGTCGGCGGCTTCGTCGTCACCGCCGGGCACGGCCTCGACGAGCGCGCCGAGGCGTTCGCGCGCGGGCTGGACGACTACAACGGCATCCTCGTCAAGGCCATCGGCGACCGGCTGGCCGAAGCCTTCGCCGAGCGCATGCACGAGCGGGTCCGCCGCGAGTTCTGGGGCTACGCGCACGACGAGGCCTTGTCGAACGTGGACCTGATCCGCGAGGCCTATCGCGGCATCCGCCCGGCGCCCGGCTACCCGGCCTGCCCGGACCACACCGAGAAAGCGACGCTGTTCCGGATCCTGGAGGCGCCGGCGCGCGCGGGCGTGACCCTGACCGACAGCTTCGCCATGTGGCCGGCGTCGTCGGTCAGCGGCCTGTATTTCAGCCATCCGGACGCGCGCTATTTCGGCGTCGGCAAGATCGATCGCGACCAGGTCGAGGACTACGCCCGGCGCAAGGGCCGGACCGTCGCCGAGATCGAGCGCTGGCTGGCGCCCAATCTCGGCTACGACCCGAACGTGGCGAACGCGGTCGCGGCGGAATAG
- a CDS encoding OmpA family protein, with protein sequence MRALNFALPLASALVAAVALTTPMVPAFAQEAAMCNPVITKENLPVIQKTDAAVTHKDSYPCPPEPAPVVERVTQSISADVLFDFDRSDIKPEFRPTLDQVAQDLIEDRGTDVVVVGHTDSTGPEAYNQALSERRATSVADYLLGAGVPQASVVRVYGLGETQPVASNDTREGRAQNRRVDITSTNAPSS encoded by the coding sequence TTGCGCGCCCTCAATTTCGCTCTTCCCCTCGCTTCGGCGCTTGTGGCTGCCGTGGCACTCACGACCCCGATGGTCCCGGCCTTCGCCCAGGAAGCGGCCATGTGCAACCCGGTGATCACCAAGGAGAACCTGCCGGTCATCCAGAAGACCGACGCCGCGGTGACGCACAAGGACAGCTATCCTTGCCCGCCGGAGCCGGCCCCGGTCGTCGAGCGCGTCACCCAGTCGATCTCGGCCGACGTCCTGTTCGACTTCGACCGCTCCGACATCAAGCCCGAGTTCCGCCCGACGCTGGATCAGGTCGCGCAGGACCTGATCGAGGATCGCGGCACCGACGTCGTGGTCGTCGGCCATACCGACAGCACCGGTCCCGAGGCCTACAACCAGGCCCTCTCCGAGCGTCGCGCGACCTCGGTCGCCGACTACCTGCTGGGCGCCGGCGTTCCGCAGGCGAGCGTCGTCCGCGTCTACGGCCTCGGCGAGACGCAGCCCGTCGCCTCCAACGACACGCGCGAGGGCCGCGCCCAGAACCGTCGCGTCGACATCACCAGCACGAACGCGCCTTCCTCCTGA
- a CDS encoding potassium/proton antiporter, giving the protein MLLIGTLVVLAGIVSSLVASRFGAPLLLVFLVIGMILGEDGLGGVDFDNYAVAYLIGSFALAVILFDGGLRTKLMSLRGALAPASLLATAGVLLTAGIMALAAAPLLGLTLVQGLLLGSIVASTDAAAVFFLLQAGGLRLRPRITATLEVESGTNDPVAIFMTVLLVELLLAEVPATPVEVVLLLLREASVGILFGALGGTAAAWLLNRVELPVGMHPLFVVASAVFIYAATGLAHGSGFLAVYLAGLMLGNRPVRAIANVISFHDTITWLCQIVMFLVLGLLVTPSRMLDHALPAVAVAFVLMLVARPVAVWLCLAPFRYPAAEKTFVAWVGLRGAVSIFLATIPMLSGLPAASTYFDVAFVVVLISLTVQGWTINIVAKRLGLALPTIARPVYRVELDLPGQLEQEMVGYPITAGSHVLDRGPLPAWARLVLVIRDNRILDPAEAGVLREGDYAYLLAPPRLAYRLDRLFAVAEGARPQDDLSLLPLRGDTPLVRLRDLYGLPLPDDKQDATIAQLFAEHFNDQPEPGDRLRLETATLIVQKVEEQQVLVAALLLDDLAGSIVHRALFDVRSRRPRWFARRKPRGDGQAAP; this is encoded by the coding sequence CTGCTTCTGATCGGCACGCTGGTCGTCCTGGCTGGCATCGTCTCCAGCCTGGTCGCCAGCCGGTTCGGCGCTCCGCTTCTGCTCGTCTTCCTGGTCATCGGCATGATCCTGGGCGAGGACGGGCTGGGCGGCGTCGACTTCGACAACTACGCGGTCGCCTACCTGATCGGCTCGTTCGCGCTCGCCGTGATCCTGTTCGACGGCGGGCTGCGCACCAAGCTCATGAGCCTGCGCGGCGCCCTCGCGCCCGCCTCGCTGCTGGCGACGGCCGGCGTGCTGCTGACGGCCGGCATCATGGCCCTGGCGGCCGCGCCGCTTCTCGGCCTCACGCTCGTCCAGGGCCTCCTGCTCGGCTCGATCGTCGCCTCGACCGACGCGGCCGCCGTCTTCTTCCTGCTGCAGGCGGGCGGCCTGCGTCTCCGGCCGCGCATCACCGCGACGCTCGAGGTGGAATCCGGCACCAACGACCCGGTCGCCATCTTCATGACCGTGCTGCTCGTCGAGCTGCTGCTGGCGGAGGTGCCGGCGACGCCGGTCGAGGTCGTGCTGCTCCTGCTGCGCGAGGCGTCGGTCGGCATCCTGTTCGGCGCGCTGGGCGGCACGGCCGCGGCGTGGCTGCTCAACCGGGTCGAGTTGCCGGTCGGCATGCATCCCCTGTTCGTGGTGGCGAGCGCGGTCTTCATCTACGCCGCCACGGGCCTGGCGCACGGCAGCGGTTTCCTCGCCGTCTACCTGGCCGGCCTGATGCTCGGCAATCGTCCGGTCCGGGCGATCGCCAACGTGATCAGCTTCCACGACACGATCACCTGGCTCTGCCAGATCGTCATGTTCCTGGTATTGGGCCTGCTGGTCACGCCGTCCCGCATGCTCGACCACGCCTTGCCGGCCGTGGCGGTCGCGTTCGTCCTGATGCTCGTGGCGCGGCCGGTCGCGGTCTGGCTCTGCCTGGCCCCCTTCCGCTACCCGGCGGCCGAGAAGACCTTCGTCGCCTGGGTCGGCCTGCGCGGCGCGGTCAGCATCTTCCTCGCGACCATCCCGATGCTGTCCGGCCTGCCGGCCGCCAGCACCTATTTCGATGTCGCGTTCGTCGTCGTGCTGATCTCGCTGACGGTCCAGGGATGGACGATCAACATCGTCGCGAAGCGGCTCGGCCTCGCCCTGCCGACCATCGCCCGGCCGGTCTACCGCGTCGAGCTCGACCTGCCGGGCCAGCTCGAGCAGGAGATGGTGGGCTATCCCATCACGGCGGGCAGCCACGTGCTCGACCGCGGGCCCCTGCCGGCCTGGGCGCGGCTCGTGCTCGTGATCCGCGACAACCGCATTCTCGATCCCGCCGAAGCCGGCGTCTTGCGCGAGGGCGACTACGCCTATCTCCTGGCGCCGCCGCGCCTCGCCTACAGGCTCGACCGCCTGTTCGCCGTCGCCGAGGGCGCGCGGCCGCAGGACGACCTGAGCCTCTTGCCCTTGCGGGGCGACACGCCGCTCGTCCGGCTGCGCGACCTCTACGGCCTGCCCCTGCCCGACGACAAGCAGGACGCGACGATCGCGCAACTGTTCGCGGAGCACTTCAACGACCAGCCCGAGCCGGGCGACCGCCTCCGCCTGGAGACGGCCACCCTGATCGTGCAGAAGGTCGAGGAGCAGCAGGTCCTGGTCGCGGCGCTCCTGCTCGACGATCTGGCCGGATCGATCGTCCACCGCGCGCTGTTCGACGTGCGGAGCCGCCGGCCGCGCTGGTTCGCACGGCGGAAGCCGAGGGGCGACGGTCAGGCCGCGCCGTAG